A genomic segment from Dermacentor silvarum isolate Dsil-2018 chromosome 11, BIME_Dsil_1.4, whole genome shotgun sequence encodes:
- the LOC125941293 gene encoding polyhomeotic-like protein 1, which translates to MARSRLSAFRLELEHELFPPPEPQSPGVKRNLSTVPCSELPPVTSPAQSEDDLVSVGSPPSSLPHIAQADLGKSESLNPVGWPAPGRAEEQAWQQPSVSAWTTPASVWNGMYFQPPSPPPCSTTMTTSLTATMASQPTAAALVEAALDSFQQPWQSLSGKSFMQLQQEEQQQQQVRQQSLQERPQQQELLHMLQAPLQESQEQHQELQQQQQQQQQQQQQQLQLEEPPQIVTDFLMAQATQQGGVVPNWLRSQDAGRCPYNPLDNISTNPLGVLYSFLNHYLGPVSLDNDDPLAPCPPLCSPSYVTLTPPSQTPVPTASSTRAQTPSQQSPVTIPGPPQTPEEVVQRPMSQEQPSPLDNILSGHALLSAEDQCFAFVNAARIVWNNLVRHAVVRRSAASRARGRRVRIAALVVAPPSTPFSTHVENGGLLSSDEADRPSTSSDERRSSPANQADCGKPGSPPT; encoded by the exons ATGGCgcgatctc GCCTGTCGGCATTCCGCCTCGAACTGGAGCACGAGCTTTTCCCGCCACCGGAACCCCAGTCGCCGGGCGTCAAGCGCAATCTTTCCACCGTCCCGTGCAGCGAGTTGCCGCCGGTGACGTCGCCTGCGCAGTCGGAGGACGACCTGGTCTCCGTGGGCAGCCCTCCTTCCTCGCTTCCCCACATCGCGCAGGCGGACTTAGGGAAGTCCGAGAGCCTGAATCCCGTCGGCTGGCCGGCGCCGGGGAGAGCGGAGGAGCAGGCCTGGCAGCAGCCAAGTGTCAGCGCCTGGACCACGCCAGCCAGCGTGTGGAACGGCATGTACTTCCAACCG CCATCGCCACCACCTTGCTCAACGACAATGACCACGTCCCTGACTGCGACGATGGCGTCGCAGCCGACAGCCGCAGCACTGGTGGAGGCCGCCCTGGATAGCTTCCAGCAGCCGTGGCAGTCCCTGTCGGGCAAGTCTTTCATGCAACTACAGCaagaagagcagcagcagcagcaggtgagGCAACAGTCATTGCAAGAACGGCCACAGCAGCAGGAGCTGCTGCACATGCTGCAGGCACCACTGCAAGAGTCCCAGGAGCAGCATCAGGAGctgcaacagcaacagcagcaacaacagcaacaacaacaacaacagctgcagctgGAGGAGCCGCCACAGATTGTCACAGATTTTCTGATGGCGCAGGCCACACAGCAGGGCGGTGTGGTGCCGAACTGGTTGAGATCGCAGGATGCCGGCAGAT GCCCTTACAACCCCTTGGACAATATCTCTACGAACCCGCTGGGCGTGCTCTATTCCTTCCTCAATCACTACCTCGGACCGGTGTCGCTCGACAACGACGACCCGCTGGCACCTTGTCCCCCCCTGTGCTCGCCGTCATACGTCACGCTGACGCCTCCGAGCCAGACACCGGTTCCCACCGCGTCTTCAACCCGAGCGCAGACGCCGTCCCAGCAGTCACCGGTGACGATTCCCGGACCGCCACAGACGCCTGAG GAGGTCGTACAGCGACCGATGTCGCAGGAGCAGCCAAGCCCCCTGGACAACATCCTCAGCGGCCACGCGCTCCTATCGGCCGAAGACCAGTGTTTCGCCTTCGTGAACGCGGCGCGGATCGTTTGGAACAACTTGGTCCGGCACGCTGTCGTCAGGAGGAGCGCCGCGTCGCGCGCTCGTGGACGGCGAGTGCGCATTGCGGCGCTCGTGGTGGCGCCACCGTCCACGCCATTCTCCACCCACGTCGAAAACGGCGGGCTTCTGTCCTCCGATGAGGCCGACAGACCCTCCACCAGCAGCGACGAAAGAAGGTCGTCGCCCGCGAACCAGGCTGACTGCGGAAAGCCCGGGTCGCCACCTACGTAA